From Myxococcus stipitatus, the proteins below share one genomic window:
- a CDS encoding serine/threonine protein kinase, with the protein MAAPCPHCGSTDGVDHLCSGQSLQLIGQVLDGRYKIESVLGQGGMGMVFRATQTSVQRPVAVKTLNPSLAAAPQFFERFRREAEIASRLRHPNVITIFDFGRAPDGTCYYVMELLQGESLKEVVKREGPMSLRRAVSLLEQATQGLAHAHAEGCVHRDLKPHNIMVQDLGGKDFVKVLDFGLVKALEAEEEEQLTSTGQVLGTPQYMPPEQAGGEAVDQRSDLYSMAGVLYFCLTGSSPFGANTVRKALTASLTQQVPAVNTKRQGAPVPAALDAFFKKALAPEKDDRFQSAQEFIDAMLDTVADLTPEQLDAMPSGGATSGVNERGSGSRPGSRAGRPVGSGSGVRPRAATSAGRGSTPSNIVVARSQAGAAVGGSGSQSRVRPPAPRGATPAPPPPPPPEPEPTGMSTGKKVALVAVPLVLLGIGAAVVFGGGGSGPQPIPPRVVEVAPDKPAQHPAEPSTTASTGNTAPSALVVTFNTTPPGAAIFEGDEQLGTTPIKLEMPRDKSHLLSFRLAGHKSEERTLNFSRVAGDTQTVDVTLEPIRAAAPPKPKGKPAPSGPEINVFE; encoded by the coding sequence ATGGCTGCTCCTTGTCCCCATTGCGGAAGCACCGACGGCGTCGACCACCTCTGCTCAGGCCAGAGCCTCCAGCTCATCGGCCAGGTGCTCGACGGTCGCTACAAGATCGAGAGCGTGCTCGGCCAGGGCGGCATGGGCATGGTCTTCCGTGCCACCCAGACGTCCGTGCAGCGCCCCGTCGCGGTGAAGACGCTGAACCCGTCGCTCGCCGCCGCGCCCCAGTTCTTCGAGCGCTTCCGCCGCGAGGCGGAGATCGCCAGCCGCCTGCGCCACCCGAACGTCATCACCATCTTCGACTTCGGCCGCGCGCCGGATGGCACCTGCTACTACGTGATGGAGCTCCTCCAGGGCGAAAGCCTCAAGGAGGTCGTCAAGCGCGAGGGGCCCATGTCCCTGCGCCGCGCCGTCAGCCTGCTGGAGCAGGCCACGCAGGGCCTGGCGCACGCGCACGCGGAGGGCTGCGTCCACCGAGACCTGAAGCCGCACAACATCATGGTGCAGGACCTGGGCGGGAAGGACTTCGTCAAGGTGCTGGACTTCGGTCTGGTGAAGGCCCTCGAGGCCGAGGAGGAGGAGCAGCTCACTTCCACCGGCCAGGTGCTCGGCACGCCGCAGTACATGCCCCCGGAGCAGGCCGGCGGCGAGGCCGTGGACCAGCGCTCCGACCTGTACTCCATGGCGGGCGTGCTCTACTTCTGCCTCACCGGCAGCTCGCCATTCGGCGCCAACACCGTGCGCAAGGCCCTCACCGCGTCCCTCACGCAGCAGGTGCCCGCCGTCAACACCAAGCGCCAGGGCGCGCCGGTGCCAGCCGCGCTGGACGCCTTCTTCAAGAAGGCCCTGGCCCCGGAGAAGGACGACCGCTTCCAGTCCGCGCAGGAGTTCATCGACGCGATGCTGGACACCGTGGCGGACCTGACGCCCGAGCAGCTCGACGCCATGCCCAGCGGCGGCGCCACCTCCGGCGTCAACGAGCGCGGCAGCGGCAGCCGTCCTGGCAGTCGCGCGGGCCGGCCCGTGGGCAGCGGCAGCGGCGTGCGTCCCCGCGCGGCCACGAGCGCGGGCCGGGGCTCCACGCCCTCGAACATCGTCGTCGCGCGCAGCCAGGCGGGCGCCGCCGTCGGGGGGAGCGGTTCACAGAGTCGCGTGCGGCCACCCGCGCCCCGAGGCGCGACGCCCGCCCCGCCCCCTCCTCCGCCGCCGGAGCCCGAGCCCACGGGCATGTCCACCGGCAAGAAGGTGGCGCTGGTGGCGGTGCCGCTCGTGCTGTTGGGCATCGGCGCGGCGGTGGTGTTCGGCGGTGGCGGTAGCGGCCCCCAGCCCATCCCCCCGCGCGTGGTGGAGGTCGCCCCGGACAAGCCGGCGCAACACCCGGCGGAGCCCTCGACGACGGCCAGCACGGGCAACACGGCGCCGTCGGCGCTGGTGGTGACGTTCAACACGACGCCTCCCGGCGCGGCCATCTTCGAGGGTGACGAGCAGCTGGGCACCACGCCCATCAAGCTCGAGATGCCGCGCGACAAGTCGCACCTGCTGAGCTTCCGGCTCGCGGGCCACAAGAGCGAGGAGCGCACGCTCAACTTCAGCCGCGTCGCCGGGGATACGCAGACGGTGGACGTGACGCTGGAGCCCATCCGCGCCGCGGCGCCGCCCAAGCCCAAGGGCAAACCGGCCCCCAGCGGTCCGGAGATCAACGTCTTCGAGTAG
- a CDS encoding GAF domain-containing protein, producing the protein MAEVTLDLRALPKEQAYAELHQHIQAVLTGMDDPIAGMATMSCLLHHAFGHLWTGFYRVVTPGKLLRVGPYQGTLGCLEIKFGRGVCGTAAETGQTRVVPDVHAFPGHIACDARSASEIVVPVFGKNRELLAVLDIDSAHKAAFDEVDRRELEAMVAWFQR; encoded by the coding sequence ATGGCTGAAGTCACGCTGGATCTGCGCGCGCTGCCGAAGGAACAGGCCTATGCCGAGCTCCACCAGCACATCCAGGCGGTGCTCACGGGGATGGACGACCCCATCGCGGGCATGGCCACCATGAGCTGCCTCCTGCACCACGCCTTCGGCCACCTGTGGACGGGCTTCTATCGCGTGGTGACGCCGGGCAAGCTCCTGCGGGTGGGGCCGTACCAGGGCACCCTCGGGTGCCTGGAGATCAAGTTCGGCCGGGGCGTGTGTGGCACCGCCGCCGAGACGGGCCAGACGCGGGTGGTGCCCGACGTGCACGCCTTCCCCGGCCACATCGCCTGCGACGCGCGCTCCGCGTCGGAGATCGTCGTCCCCGTGTTCGGCAAGAACCGCGAGCTGCTGGCCGTGCTGGACATCGACTCGGCGCACAAGGCCGCCTTCGACGAGGTAGACCGGCGCGAGCTGGAAGCGATGGTGGCCTGGTTCCAGCGGTAG
- a CDS encoding zf-TFIIB domain-containing protein: MSACPFCQQTMRPTFIGGLPREECEACGAIWFEGDALAKVMGGSVSDALVRRARGRPGVCKGCSVSLQYVPSCPECGATAPTCPRCGKAPLPVVVALGVTVEACPDCAGVALDPGELRELQRAAAKYRHEPLDPRPRLAEVETWACAMCRRKLEPRYGFVWEERLYCGSCAPSGAAPYTGELTRAMPSEESSFTSDSGVSGALAVGAAGDATGSALTWLFSRMFRR; encoded by the coding sequence ATGAGCGCGTGCCCCTTCTGTCAGCAGACGATGCGCCCGACCTTCATCGGAGGGTTGCCGCGCGAGGAGTGCGAGGCCTGTGGTGCGATCTGGTTCGAGGGCGACGCCCTGGCGAAGGTGATGGGAGGCTCCGTCTCCGACGCGCTGGTGCGGCGGGCCCGAGGCAGGCCCGGCGTCTGCAAGGGCTGCTCCGTGTCGCTCCAGTACGTCCCCTCCTGCCCGGAATGTGGGGCCACCGCGCCCACGTGTCCGCGCTGCGGCAAGGCCCCCCTTCCCGTCGTCGTGGCCCTGGGCGTCACGGTGGAGGCGTGCCCGGACTGCGCGGGGGTGGCGTTGGATCCAGGCGAGCTGCGGGAGCTCCAACGCGCGGCGGCGAAGTACCGCCACGAACCGCTCGACCCTCGGCCCAGGCTCGCCGAGGTGGAGACGTGGGCGTGCGCCATGTGCCGCCGCAAGCTCGAGCCCCGTTATGGCTTCGTCTGGGAGGAACGGCTCTACTGTGGAAGCTGCGCGCCGTCGGGCGCCGCGCCGTACACCGGGGAGCTGACGCGGGCCATGCCCAGCGAGGAGTCGTCGTTCACGTCGGACTCGGGTGTCTCGGGAGCCCTGGCGGTGGGCGCCGCGGGAGACGCCACTGGCTCCGCGCTCACGTGGCTGTTCTCCCGCATGTTCCGGCGGTAG
- a CDS encoding SIR2 family NAD-dependent protein deacylase — MERLTLDSETWLLVLTGAGVSAESGVATFRGMGGLWEDHPVEDVASPQGFLKDPLLVWRFYSERRAGAASVAPNPGHDALVAWERHLGDRFLLATQNVDGLHGRAGSQRVVEMHGNLFKSRCTSCDRAPFSDTTVYARGTLPLCGQCGEMLRPHIVWFGEYLDPADLERIEDFVQAAVAKRGKLVFLAAGTSGAVYPAAGLVDRVARAGGETWLVNLDPSENTHRFQHFVQGKSGERLPALADLR; from the coding sequence ATGGAGCGACTCACGCTCGATTCTGAAACCTGGCTGCTCGTCCTCACCGGCGCGGGCGTCTCCGCGGAGAGCGGCGTCGCCACCTTCCGGGGCATGGGCGGCCTCTGGGAAGACCACCCCGTCGAGGACGTGGCCTCGCCCCAGGGGTTCTTGAAGGATCCACTGCTCGTGTGGCGCTTCTACTCGGAGCGCCGCGCCGGGGCGGCAAGCGTCGCCCCCAACCCCGGCCACGACGCGCTCGTCGCCTGGGAGCGCCACCTGGGCGACCGCTTCCTGCTCGCCACGCAGAACGTCGACGGCCTGCACGGCCGCGCCGGCAGCCAGCGCGTGGTGGAGATGCACGGCAACCTCTTCAAGAGCCGCTGCACGAGCTGCGACCGCGCCCCCTTCTCGGACACGACGGTCTACGCCAGGGGCACTCTGCCGCTGTGCGGCCAGTGCGGCGAGATGCTGCGGCCCCACATCGTGTGGTTCGGCGAGTACCTCGACCCGGCGGACCTGGAGCGCATCGAGGACTTCGTCCAGGCGGCCGTCGCGAAGCGCGGCAAGCTGGTGTTCCTGGCGGCCGGGACGTCCGGCGCGGTGTACCCGGCGGCGGGGCTGGTGGACCGCGTGGCCCGGGCGGGCGGCGAGACGTGGCTCGTCAACCTGGACCCGTCGGAGAACACCCATCGCTTCCAGCACTTCGTCCAGGGCAAGTCGGGCGAACGGCTCCCCGCGCTGGCCGACCTGCGCTGA
- a CDS encoding ABC-F family ATP-binding cassette domain-containing protein: protein MSLVIAQDLSLAYGKKVLFDADSFTLGPRDRVGLVGANGTGKSTLMKILAGVTQPDSGTLTYRRRARWGYLPQEIAGLPEGTVVEAVMSTVPGRDSLESRLAETEAALASAEDEEDQLELAQSLADLHAELDDFENRFGRHHAERILKGLGFKDTDLAKPTSALSGGWRMRAALAGLLLQDPDLLLLDEPTNHLDVPTLAWFDGFLKRSNKALVLISHDRDFLNRQINRVVSLELEGVREYAGNYDDYKRLRAEEKVLLQARAEKVEARRAELQGFIDRFGAKATKARQAQSRAKMIEKLEKVVVLEERATMKFRFPEVERSGRDVVTLENLTKRYGAQTVYDGLTGRVERGQRIAVVGANGAGKTTLLKMVAGELTPDTGTVTLGHNVVVGYYAQHHADKLDRHNTILEEVKPLAADKPESYVRAVLGAFLFSGDDVEKPIGVLSGGERARVALAKLLLVPSNFLLMDEPTNHLDLDSSEMLIEALKGYGGTLLFVSHNRSFINSLSTHVWEVADGKLTPHPGNLDDYLYHQEQQRLEAEAAAGGAAKGGADKALAGPMTEKERKRLEAEARQRRSAVEGPIKKEIAKLEEQIARVEGEQKEREAQLADPVLYNDFARAKPLMDAHREGKEALEDLYARWEAAQEKLAEASASLG from the coding sequence ATGAGCCTCGTCATCGCCCAGGACCTCAGCCTCGCCTACGGGAAGAAGGTCCTCTTCGACGCAGACAGCTTCACCCTCGGCCCCAGGGACCGTGTGGGCCTGGTCGGGGCCAACGGGACGGGCAAGAGCACCCTGATGAAGATCCTGGCCGGGGTGACCCAGCCGGACTCGGGGACGCTCACCTACCGTCGCCGGGCCCGCTGGGGGTATCTGCCCCAGGAAATCGCCGGGTTGCCGGAGGGGACGGTGGTGGAGGCGGTGATGAGCACCGTGCCGGGGCGCGACTCGCTGGAGTCCCGGCTGGCGGAGACGGAGGCGGCCCTGGCCTCGGCCGAGGACGAGGAGGACCAGCTCGAGCTGGCCCAGTCGCTGGCCGACCTGCACGCCGAACTGGACGACTTCGAGAACCGCTTCGGCCGGCACCACGCCGAGCGCATCCTCAAGGGCCTGGGGTTCAAGGACACGGACCTGGCCAAGCCCACCTCCGCCCTGTCCGGAGGCTGGCGCATGCGGGCGGCGCTGGCGGGGCTCCTGCTCCAGGACCCGGACCTGCTCCTGCTCGACGAGCCCACCAACCACCTCGACGTGCCCACGCTCGCCTGGTTCGACGGCTTCCTGAAGCGCTCGAACAAGGCGCTGGTGCTCATCTCCCACGACCGCGACTTCCTCAACCGGCAGATCAACCGGGTGGTGTCGCTGGAGCTGGAGGGCGTGCGCGAGTACGCCGGCAACTACGACGACTACAAGCGCCTGCGCGCGGAGGAGAAGGTGCTCCTCCAGGCGCGGGCGGAGAAGGTGGAGGCGCGGCGCGCGGAGCTCCAGGGCTTCATCGACCGCTTCGGCGCCAAGGCCACCAAGGCGCGCCAGGCGCAGAGCCGCGCCAAGATGATCGAGAAGCTGGAGAAGGTCGTCGTCCTGGAGGAGCGGGCGACGATGAAGTTCCGCTTCCCGGAGGTGGAGCGCAGCGGTCGCGACGTGGTGACCCTGGAGAACCTCACCAAGCGGTACGGCGCGCAGACCGTCTATGACGGCCTCACCGGGCGCGTCGAGCGCGGGCAGCGCATCGCGGTGGTGGGCGCCAACGGCGCGGGCAAGACGACCCTGCTGAAGATGGTGGCGGGGGAGCTGACGCCGGACACGGGGACGGTGACGCTCGGGCACAACGTGGTGGTGGGCTATTACGCGCAGCACCACGCCGACAAGCTCGACCGCCACAACACCATCCTCGAGGAGGTGAAGCCGCTCGCGGCGGACAAGCCGGAGAGCTACGTGCGCGCGGTGCTGGGCGCGTTCCTCTTCAGCGGCGACGACGTCGAGAAGCCCATTGGCGTGCTCAGCGGTGGCGAGCGGGCGCGCGTGGCGCTCGCGAAGCTGCTGCTGGTGCCCTCCAACTTCCTGCTGATGGACGAGCCGACCAACCACCTGGACCTCGACTCGTCGGAGATGCTCATCGAGGCCCTGAAGGGCTACGGCGGCACGCTGCTGTTCGTCAGCCACAACCGCAGCTTCATCAACAGCCTGTCCACGCACGTCTGGGAAGTGGCGGACGGCAAGCTGACGCCGCACCCGGGCAACCTCGACGACTACCTGTACCACCAGGAGCAGCAGCGCCTGGAGGCGGAGGCCGCGGCGGGCGGCGCGGCGAAGGGCGGGGCGGACAAGGCCTTGGCCGGGCCGATGACGGAGAAGGAGCGCAAGCGGCTGGAGGCCGAGGCCCGCCAGCGGCGCAGCGCCGTCGAGGGCCCCATCAAGAAGGAGATCGCGAAGCTGGAGGAGCAGATCGCCAGGGTCGAGGGCGAGCAGAAGGAGCGCGAGGCGCAGCTGGCCGACCCCGTCCTCTACAACGACTTCGCGCGCGCCAAGCCGTTGATGGACGCGCACCGCGAGGGCAAGGAGGCGCTGGAAGACCTCTATGCCCGCTGGGAGGCCGCGCAGGAGAAGCTGGCGGAGGCGTCCGCGTCGCTGGGCTGA